The following coding sequences lie in one Anoplolepis gracilipes chromosome 4, ASM4749672v1, whole genome shotgun sequence genomic window:
- the Nsmase gene encoding putative neutral sphingomyelinase isoform X1 — translation MSNEISANILTLNCWGIPYVSRHRVTRISAIADKCASREYDIICLQEVWSIHDFKAIKAKVQEVLPYSHYFHSGVVGSGVCIFSRYPIYDVMFHKWPLNGYVHKIHHGDWFGGKGVGLCKIKILNMNINVYIAHLHAEYNRENDEYMAHRVLQAFDTAQFIRMTSGGADAVILAGDLNTEPQDLAYRIMRGVGGLMDACPSSASHIGTNECANNSYTCSKLARTRPDGKRIDYILYLGSKTVKVEITNFQHPLPNRVPYKNFSYSDHEAVMATLKFTNDEHGINNFDATDSLKEAIGICETALKSVQRQRFWYLLSGCILIIPLIWSMGLNCMNTSVSIDVGLNILRIFLTAILCYTLFMSSIWNNVEKNALKAGCLAIEIYIKQLSTDLH, via the exons ATGTCAAACGAAATATCAGCGAATATTCTGACGTTAAACTGTTG GGGTATACCATATGTTTCAAGACATAGAGTCACACGTATATCCGCAATCGCCGATAAGTGTGCGAGCAGAGAATACGATATAATTTGTTTGCAGGAAGTTTGGTCTATCCATGATTTTAAAGCGATAAAAGCAAAAGTACAGGAAGTTCTTCCTTATTCACACTATTTTCATAG CGGTGTTGTTGGATCAGGAGTATGTATCTTTTCACGATATCCTATTTACGACGTTATGTTCCACAAATGGCCCTTAAATGGTTATGTTCACAAGATACATCATGGGGATTGGTTTGGCGGTAAAGGTGTTGGGCtatgtaaaattaagattctcaatatgaatattaatgtttacatCGCACAC TTACATGCAGAATATAACCGAGAGAATGATGAATACATGGCTCACAGAGTACTGCAGGCATTCGATACTGCGCAATTTATAAGAATGACCAGTGGTGGTGCAGATGCTGTGATATTAGCTGGCGATCTCAATACCGAACCTCAAGATTTAGCATATAGAATTATGCGTGGCGTTGGCGGTTTAATGGACGCGTGTCCGAGCAGCGCGAGTCATATAGGGACCAACGAATGTGCCAATAACAGTTACACATGCTCAAAACTCGCTCGAACAAGACCAGATGGGAAACGTATAGATTATATCTTATACTTGGGTTCGAAAAccgttaaa gttgaaattacaaatttcCAACATCCTTTGCCAAATCGCGTaccgtataaaaattttagttattcAGATCATGAAGCTGTTATGGCTACCCTTAAATTCACAAATG ATGAACATGGCATAAACAATTTTGATGCAACAGATTCTTTAAAAGAAGCAATTGGAATTTGCGAAACCGCATTGAAAAGCGTACAACGCCAACGTTTCTGGTATTTGTTATCAGGTTGCATACTGATCATTCCATTAATTTGGTCTATGGGATTAAATTGTATGAACACATCTGTAAGCATTGATGTTGGTTtgaatatattacgtatatttttaactgCAATATTATGTTACACTCTATTTATGAGTTCAATATGGAATAATGTAGAGAAAAATGCTTTAAAAGCAGGCTGTTTAGCTAtagaaatctatataaaacaattgagTACTGATCTACATTGA
- the LOC140664945 gene encoding uncharacterized protein: MPPTMPPDSHQISLKIIETIKQHPVLYCTEVKGLSIKLQEFKQKVWKRISDELGLDPMWVRLKWKNLRDTYCRILKYKNKTEEGVRRKKWIFEDHLSFLKFPYEADYKPQCVELTKEYIQDINSSEISSEGLLEQLEDRNDEDYSEYLEIINDTTADPVLVESETVETLDNNDVQLDTQNVVVEQDVTQQDIDNYVQQIQSKYRKIRPKRMKIDHPPSISNASNFPTKNSSFKTSNANSLDTVFNPIFITSPITPNTHTSPTKGSNNAKDNDSNFEQVYLAPESKSSIELFFDSMAQTVKKLPPKAQADIKMNICKIVTETEVQYSGQSKPQSTQQFIAPPGMIPKLVLIPCNMIDNQNIKD; this comes from the exons ATGCCGCCGACGATGCCACCTGACTCCCATCAAATTTCACTGAAGATCATAGAGACTATCAAGCAACACCCAGTGTTGTATTGTACTGAAGTGAAGGGCTTGTCGATTAAACTGCAGGAGTTCAAGCAAAAAGTTTGGAAGCGTATCTCGGACGAACTTGGACTGGATC CAATGTGGGTAAGATTGAAATGGAAAAATCTTAGAGACACTTATTGTcgtatcttaaaatataagaataaaacagAAGAGGGTGTCAGAAGGAAAAAATGGATCTTTGAGGATCACTTgagctttttaaaatttcc GTACGAGGCAGATTATAAACCACAATGTGTAGAACTGACTAAGGAATATATACAAGACATAAATTCTAGCGAAATAAGTTCCGAAGGTTTGCTGGAACAATTAGAAGACCGAAATGATGAAGACTATAGTGAATACTTGGAGATTATAAATGACACAACAGCTGATCCAGTTCTGGTGGAATCTGAAACAGTAGAAACATTGGACAACAATGATGTCCAATTAGACACTCAGAATGTAGTGGTTGAACAAGATGTAACACAGCAAGACATTGACAATTATGTCCAGCAGATACAGTCAAAGTATCGAAAGATACGTCCAAAACGAATGAAGATCGATCATCCTCCATCTATCTCAAATGCATCCAACTTCCCAACAAAAAACTCTTCTTTTAAAACTAGTAATGCAAATTCACTTGATACAGTGTTTAATCCTATTTTCATAACCAGCCCAATAACACCAAATACACATACTTCCCCTACAAAAGGATCGAACAATGCGAAAGATAATGATTCCAACTTCGAACAAGTTTACTTGGCACCCGAGAGTAAGAGTAGTATAGAACTATTTTTCGACAGCATGGCACAGACAGTGAAGAAGTTGCCGCCAAAGGCGCAGGCGGATATCAAGATGAACATCTGCAAGATTGTTACAGAGACGGAAGTGCAATATTCTGGCCAGAGCAAGCCACAAAGTACACAACAATTTATAGCACCACCTGGCATGATACCTAAGCTAGTATTAATACCTTGCAATATGAtagataatcaaaatattaaagattga
- the Nsmase gene encoding putative neutral sphingomyelinase isoform X2, protein MSNEISANILTLNCWGIPYVSRHRVTRISAIADKCASREYDIICLQEVWSIHDFKAIKAKVQEVLPYSHYFHSGVVGSGVCIFSRYPIYDVMFHKWPLNGYVHKIHHGDWFGGKGVGLCKIKILNMNINVYIAHLHAEYNRENDEYMAHRVLQAFDTAQFIRMTSGGADAVILAGDLNTEPQDLAYRIMRGVGGLMDACPSSASHIGTNECANNSYTCSKLARTRPDGKRIDYILYLGSKTVKVEITNFQHPLPNRVPYKNFSYSDHEAVMATLKFTNDEHGINNFDATDSLKEAIGICETALKSVQRQRFWYLLSGCILIIPLIWSMGLNCMNTSIFLKDLWYTELKIEKLCSNKN, encoded by the exons ATGTCAAACGAAATATCAGCGAATATTCTGACGTTAAACTGTTG GGGTATACCATATGTTTCAAGACATAGAGTCACACGTATATCCGCAATCGCCGATAAGTGTGCGAGCAGAGAATACGATATAATTTGTTTGCAGGAAGTTTGGTCTATCCATGATTTTAAAGCGATAAAAGCAAAAGTACAGGAAGTTCTTCCTTATTCACACTATTTTCATAG CGGTGTTGTTGGATCAGGAGTATGTATCTTTTCACGATATCCTATTTACGACGTTATGTTCCACAAATGGCCCTTAAATGGTTATGTTCACAAGATACATCATGGGGATTGGTTTGGCGGTAAAGGTGTTGGGCtatgtaaaattaagattctcaatatgaatattaatgtttacatCGCACAC TTACATGCAGAATATAACCGAGAGAATGATGAATACATGGCTCACAGAGTACTGCAGGCATTCGATACTGCGCAATTTATAAGAATGACCAGTGGTGGTGCAGATGCTGTGATATTAGCTGGCGATCTCAATACCGAACCTCAAGATTTAGCATATAGAATTATGCGTGGCGTTGGCGGTTTAATGGACGCGTGTCCGAGCAGCGCGAGTCATATAGGGACCAACGAATGTGCCAATAACAGTTACACATGCTCAAAACTCGCTCGAACAAGACCAGATGGGAAACGTATAGATTATATCTTATACTTGGGTTCGAAAAccgttaaa gttgaaattacaaatttcCAACATCCTTTGCCAAATCGCGTaccgtataaaaattttagttattcAGATCATGAAGCTGTTATGGCTACCCTTAAATTCACAAATG ATGAACATGGCATAAACAATTTTGATGCAACAGATTCTTTAAAAGAAGCAATTGGAATTTGCGAAACCGCATTGAAAAGCGTACAACGCCAACGTTTCTGGTATTTGTTATCAGGTTGCATACTGATCATTCCATTAATTTGGTCTATGGGATTAAATTGTATGAACACATCT atatttttaaaggaTTTGTGGTatacagaattaaaaattgaaaaattgtgctcaaacaaaaattaa
- the Nd-b22 gene encoding NADH dehydrogenase [ubiquinone] 1 beta subcomplex subunit 9: MAHLPSELVSHSQKVCSLYKRALRCLADYYHRMHDYRIQAVLMRERFDKNKDITDMRYATYLLQEGEKELFSKKHFAPITFANSATGGAYGRKGEAPDWLLDYWHPLEKARYPKYFARREQMKNEYEEWYFKTYPEEKKIKDH; the protein is encoded by the exons atGGCGCATCTTCCCTCGGAACTCGTGTCACATTCACAGAAAGTATGTAGCTTGTATAAACGTGCGCTTCGTTGTTTGGCAGATTATTATCATAGAATGCACGATTACAG gATCCAGGCTGTATTAATGAGAGAACGTTTtgataaaaacaaagatataaCAGACATGCGTTATGCAACATATCTGTTACAAGAAGGAGAAAAGGAACTCTTTTCCAAAAAGCATTTTGCACCAATAACGTTCGCTAATTCAGCCACAGGAGGGGCATACGGCCGAAAAGGTGAGGCTCCAGATTGGCTGTTGGATTATTGGCATCCCTTAGAAAAGGCCAGGTATCCCAAATATTTTGCACGTCGTGAACAAATGAAGAACGAATATGAAGAAtggtattttaaaacatatccagaagagaagaaaatcaAAGATCATTAG